From the genome of Papaver somniferum cultivar HN1 chromosome 2, ASM357369v1, whole genome shotgun sequence, one region includes:
- the LOC113352188 gene encoding uncharacterized protein LOC113352188 — protein MVWVHFPGLSLEYWDEKTLFTISRAIGNPVKVDATALNYQSGFYAKVLIEVDIAKQIPNKLWIITRYRAFSQGIILTNLPKFFSKCKIVGHLPSECRFNRQASSGDNAHTPPQQQQKINDKHANATQLFPNLPINGNVSPKSLNIITPTTSASSFKNPEIPQPSLPSDLTTSGDPPTILVETVLVEPSSLEFLVTSQKEVSTSSLLEFGIVSQHVTIVPNIASSTEIDETNKVIGVSKKKPHIKPTKPIATRKSSREVLEHVVQKGGISPPPIPPPFKLSPPSVVTSSSQCVTVEIGGVLVTGVHANSYTVNRRKLRQNLFGISLLNKPWLLMGDFNYVLSVDEKKGGRSPFYSASWGIYDHGYLIGYDTIIPRDANIPFRFQKMWFSHPSFMQVVFNSWNEELVGNPIFIFMNKLKRLKKILKIWNWEVFGDVKVNLSMAEDKVMAANAESDNDPSNAALLNKLVTAIGEYDIAANNYHTFLRDKARENWIRDRDINYNSFHTSIKLRQQQNSIAEIEDSSSNIITDQQGIANVLIDYFSKKFEYQNVQINDSIFDGVPYIITEDDNLFLEGIPDADEIKRAVFVLNQDGAPGPDGFTGFFYKASWDIINNNLVDAIQFCWQNIMIPSGMNSNFLVLILKIKGAKNAKCFRPIGLSNFFF, from the exons ATGGTTTGGGTACATTTCCCTGGTTTAAGTTTGGAGTATTGGGATGAGAAAACCCTGTTCACAATTAGCAGAGCAATTGGGAATCCAGTCAAAGTTGATGCAACTGCCTTAAATTACCAGAGTGGCTTCTATGCTAAAGTTCTTATTGAAGTGGATATAGCAAAACAAATTCCTAATAAGCTGTGGATTATTACCAGATATAGAGCCTTTTCTCAGGGAATAATTCTCACTAACTTACCAAAATTTTTTAGTAAGTGTAAGATTGTTGGACATCTACCATCTGAATGCAGATTCAATAGACAAGCTTCTTCTGGAGATAATGCTCACACCCCTCCACAGCAACAACAAAAGATTAATGATAAGCACGCAAATGCGACACAATT gtttccgaacctaccaattAATGGAAATGTTTCTCCCAAGTCTTTGAACATTATAACTCCCACTACTTCAGCTTCAAGTTTTAAAAATCCTGAGATACCACAACCTTCATTACCATCTGATTTAACCACCTCAGGGGATCCTCCAACAATTTTGGTTGAGACAGTACTTGTAgaaccttcttccttggagtttTTGGTTACTTCTCAAAAG GAAGTTAGTACTTCAAGTTTATTGGAATTTGGTATTGTTTCTCAGCATGTTACTATTGTACCTAATATTGCAAGCTCTACTGAAATTGATGAAACTAATAAGGTGATTGGAGTTTCTAAGAAAAAACCTCATATAAAACCTACAAAACCTATTGCCACTAGGAAAAGCAGTAGAGAAGTTCTTGAACATGTGGTTCAAAAAGGGGGTATCTCTCCTCCTCCTATTCCTCCACCTTTTAAATTAAG TCCTCCTTCTGTTGTAACTTCTTCAAGTCAATGTGTTACTGTGGAAATTGGTGGTGTGTTGGTTACTGGTGTCCATGCTAATTCTTACACTGTTAATAGAAGGAAATTACGGCAAAACTTATTTGGTATTAGTTTATTAAATAAACCATGGCTTCTTATGGGTGATTTCAACTATGTTCTATCTGTGGATGAGAAGAAAGGTGGTAGAAGTCCTTTTTATTCAGCA AGCTG GGGGATTTATGATCATGGTTATCTCATTGGGTATGATACTATCATTCCTAGAGATGCTAATATTCCTTTTAGATTCCAGAAAATGTGGTTTTCCCATCCATCTTTTATGCAAGTTGTTTTTAATTCTTGGAATGAAGAGTTAGTTGGAAATCCCATCTTTATTTTCATGAATAAACTTAAAAGACTTAAAAAGATTTTGAAGATTTGGAACTGGGAGGTGTTTGGTGATGTTAAAGTTAACCTTTCAATGGCTGAGGACAAAGTTATGGCAGCTAATGCGGAATCTGATAATGATCCTTCTAATGCTGCTCTCTTAAACAAACTTGTTACTGCTATAGGGGAATATGATATTGCAGCTAATAATTACCATACTTTTCTAAGAGATAAAGCCAGAGAAAATTGGATTAGAGATCGGGACATCAATTATAATTCCTTTCATACTAGTATTAaattgagacaacaacaaaattccATTGCTGAAATTGAAGATAGTTCTAGTAACATCATTACTGATCAACAAGGTATAGCTAatgttttaattgattatttcagTAAAAAATTTGAGTATCAAAATGTTCAAATTAATGATTCTATCTTTGATGGTGTTCCTTATATTATTACTGAAGATGACAATCTCTTTTTAGAAGGCATTCCTGATGCAGATGAAATTAAAAGAGCAGTTTTTGTTCTTAATCAAGATGGTGCaccaggtccagatggatttaCTGGGTTTTTTTACAAAGCATCTTGGGACATTATTAACAATAATCTGGTGGATGCTATCCAATTTTGTTGGCAGAACATCATGATTCCTAGTGGTATGAACTCTAATTTCCTAGTTCTGATTCTTAAAATTAAAGGTGCAAAAAACGCTAAATGTTTTAGGCCTATAGGTTTGAGTAATTTCTTCTTTTAA